Part of the Nitrospira sp. genome, CGAAGTACAAATCGTGGCGGACAATCGCGGCCATGTGGTGCATCTCGGCGAGCGGGATTGTTCGATCCAACGACGGCATCAAAAACTGGTGGAAGAAACTCCTTCGCCGGCCATCGATGAAGGCTTACGGCGCGAAATCGGCCGGGTGGCCGTCCAGGCCGTGAAAGCCATTCGGTACTGCAACGTCGGGACGGTGGAGTTTCTGCTGGATAAGGATCGGAACTTCTTCTTCATGGAAGTGAACACCCGCATCCAGGTCGAGCACCCCATCACCGAAATGGTGACCGGGATCGACCTCGTGAAGGAACAGATCCGGATCGCCTCAGGCATGCCCCTCTCGTTCAAGCAGCCGGACATCAAGTTGAACGGTCACAGCTTCGAGTGCCGGATCAATGCCGAAGACCCGGAAAAGTTCACGCCCTGTCCAGGCCAGATCACCAAATATTCCGCCCCTGGTGGCTTTGGCGTGCGTGTCGACTCCGCGATGGAACCGAACGCCGTGGTCGTCCCGTACTACGACAGCCTGATTGCCAAATTAATTACGCACGGACGTGACCGCCAGGAAGCCATGGCACGGATGCGTCGCGCACTCGATGAATTTGTCATCGAAGGCATCAAGACGACGATCCCGCTCCATCGGAGAATTTTCAACGATCCCGATTTCCAGAAGGGACATGTCTCCACGACATTCCTTGACCGCTTTCTTGCCGGCCAGTCCTCCTAACGGTTTGCCGACACACAGATTGCATATATCCATGGGGATCACCGGCAGGCCGTTCAACATGGCCGTCCAGCAAGGCCGCAGCAAGCGACGTGGCGAATCGTACCCCTGTCGTGCGGTGAACCATGGAGCGACGCGAGAACGCCGCGAGCGGACTTTTTCAACGGCCTGCTAAACAGGGAGCCCGTCACGTCTCAGCCCAGCCGACAATCGCTCCTGAAGGGGCTCTATCTCGTACTCGACCCCACGGTCAGGCCGGATCGCCCGCTGCCCGATCTCCTGCGTGAAGCCGCCGCGCACGGTGTCCGGCTCTTTCAATACCGGGACAAACAGGCCACGATGAAAGAGGCCTATGCGAAGGCGCTCGCGTTGCGTCAGGCCGCAACCGACGTCGGCGCCCTCTTGATCGTCAACGATCGCTGCGATCTGGCGATGGCCGTGAACGCGGACGGGGTACATCTGGGGCAGGAAGACCTTCCCATTGTTTACGCCAGACAATTGCTGGGGCGTGAAAAAATCATCGGGCTCTCGACGCACAATGCCGCTCAGGTGCGCGAAGCCGTCATCGCACAGCCCGACTACGTGGGATTCGGCCCGATTTTCAGCACGTCCACAAAAGCCGATCACGACCCGGTGGTCGGTCTGGAAGGATTACGCGCCGGACGCGCATTGACCACGCTGCCGATGTTTGCGATCGGCGGCATTACGGCTGAGTCGGTTGGCGAAATTATGGCGGCAGGGGCGGATGGTGTGGCAGTGATCTCTGCGATCCTCAAGGCTCCTGACCTCGGCGCGGCGATCCGGACATTCCAACGGCATTTGCCCATACCAGATCCGCAAGCTCCCTGATCGGGCTGCCCTGCGCCATCATTTCGACGGCGCCGGACCAATCAGAGCCAAGGCGCGGCTGGTAGAGCAACGGTCCCAACACTGGAACACCGGCGCGCTCCCGCAACAGCGCGACCGTTGACGCACATTGCTCCTGCTGCGCTGGGGTGGCGGCCAACGCCGTCTCGTTCAACACGACGGCCATCACTGCGCAGTGACGTTGCCGAAGGCCCTCCAGCGTCAGCAGCGCATGATTGATGCCCCCTAGTCCGGCCCGCCCCACAAGCACGACGGGCAGCCCGATCCGGCCGATCAAGTCGCGCATATCCCAATCTTTTCCTATCGGCACGAGCAGACCACCGGCGCCTTCAACCACAACACAAGAGTACCGGGACGCAAGCCGTTCGTAGCGTCCCATGATCTCCTGCATCTCGATCACGCGCCCTTGGGCGGATGCAGCGGCGAGGGGAGCAAGCGGCGCGAGAAGCCGGTAGGGAGACACCTCTTCGATCCCATCGGATATTCCCGCCGCAGCCAGGAGTCGCCCGGCATCGCTCTCACCCAGTTGCCCGGGAAGTACACCGGTCTCGACCGGTTTCATCACCCCGACAGGACAGCCCATCTGGACCAGCCTCCGGACCAGCGCGGCGGATACGACGGTCTTCCCGACACCGGTATCCGTACCGGTGACAAACACCCCTTTGGTTATGCCCATTCTTTTCCCGCCTCACAAAATTCGTCACACGTGAAACGTCAAACGTCACAAGCTCCCAGAAAAGTAGCCTTCTCTAGTCCCACATTTCACCTTTCACCATTCACGTTTCACGACGACTCAGAACGAAGCTGGGGCCGTTTTCAGCATCCTGCTAGAGAACGCGACTGTCCAGGTTCCACACTTGCCCCGACATGTCGGAGAGCTGCGCGAGCTGGCAAATTGTCCTGCTCACATCGGCCAGGTTCGAAACACGTCCCAGCACATGGTCGTCGAGCCGTTCACCGGTTGGAAACGAATCACCCGCCATGCGCGTTTGCTGCCAGCCGGGACAGACCAGATTCACGCGAACATTATGCGGTCCCCATTCCCGCGCCGCGGTCTTCACCAACCCGATGAGCCCCGCCTTCGACGCGGCGTAGGCGGCTTGGCCGTTCGTCCCCTGCAATCCGGCAACGGACCCGATGACGACGATGGACCCACCGCCCAGCGTCATCATGTCGTCCACCGCAGCGGTCATGCAGCGATAGGTGCCCGTCAGATTCGTATCGATGATCTGTTGCCATGCTTCTTCCGGGCAATTCACCAGCAGGTGCTTCGACGCGATGCCGGCATTACAGAGCATGGTGTCGAGCCGGCCCCGCTGCGCCCGGATCGCATCAAACATCGTCTGGACCTCATGGCTCGACCGTACATCCGCCTGGTAGAGGGCACCCTGGCCGCCGGCCCGCGAAAGCAGCGCGAGCGTCTCTTCAGCTGCCGGCCGTTGGCGGAAGTAATGCACCCCCACCCAATACCCGGCATGGGCGAAGGCCAGACAGAGCGCACGACCGATTCCACCGGACCCACCGGTCACCAGTACCGTGCGGCGTTCACGAACATCCTGAGCTGCGGGAGATAATGCAGGCATCACGGCGAGCGATTATGAGAGGAGGCACAGGAGAAGGCAAGGCGGGATCTGCCGGCTTGCTGCTGCGAATCGGGTATGATACCGTGATTTTTTTGACTGGAGGACAGCCGTGATCGTTCAGAACTTCGTGCGCTCGACCGTGGTCGCAGTGGGAATATGCGGGCTCCTGGGCATCCTGTCGGCTCCAGGCCAGGCCCGGGCCACGGAGGCAGGACAGACCATCGCTCAGTCTGCCGACTATTTCCCCGACACCGTCGGCACACGGTGGCAGTACCGCGGACAGATCTCGGAAGGCCCTCTCCAGACGATCGAGAACAAATACTTCTTCAACGTCTCGTCGGTGACCGGAACCCGCACTCTCAAGGGCGGCGTCGTCGTCAACGTGTTTCATGACACCAACCCGGGCAACCACGGCGCATCCGACAGCTTTTACCGCCGCGATGCGGCCGGCGTGGTGTACTACGGCTCCGAGCCGGGCACGCCATTGGAGAAGCAACTCGTGCCGTATCAAATCATCCGGTTCCCGATGAAAGTCGCCCAGTCCTTCCAACAGTTCAATCGCACTGACATCGATTTCGGCAGTGATATCGATGGGGACGGCACCAACGAACATGTGGACGTTGAAGGCGTCTCAACGGTGATCGGTCAGGAATCGATCACGGTGCCCGCCGGCACATACCCTGATGCCGTGCGCGTGGAGGCGCGAATGACCCTCAAGATTCAGCTCTCCTCCGCAGACCGGACGGCAGTCGGCACCGATGTGATGACGGCCTGGTTCGCCAAGGGCGTGGGGCTGGTGAAGTATATCGAACGGCAGGAACTGGCCGCACTGAAAGAAGACCGGGGCAATATCACCGATATCACGGAAGAACTGGAAGAGGTCAGCATAAAGTCCGCGCCGGCCCTACAGGGTCGGAGCGAATCCACGCCGGAGGGTTTGCTCGCTGACGACACGCGCGACCATAAATTGTTTCAGGTACTCTTCGCCCCCGGCCTTCGCCCCTATACCCGATAGCCTGTGGCCGCCGAACGGTTGCCGACCGACCAGAGCCCCGGTAATCGAACGGTTGATGTAGAGATTGCCGACATCAAACGCCTGACGCGCCAGCTCGATATGCCGGGGACTGCGCGAGTAGAGTCCCCCGGTCAAGGCGTAGGCGGTACCGTTGGCGAG contains:
- the accC gene encoding acetyl-CoA carboxylase biotin carboxylase subunit translates to MFKKVLVANRGEIALRVIRACKELGVKTVAIHSEADAASLHVRAADEHVCVGPPEAALSYRNIPNVLSAAEVTGADAIHPGYGFLSENAHFAEVCESIGVKFIGPTSENIALMGDKSKAREVVAKKGLPVTPGSPGELRSEQDAQEAAKTIGFPVIIKASAGGGGRGMRVVNKPEELARAFQAAQAEAKSTFGHDGVYLERYFLEPRHIEVQIVADNRGHVVHLGERDCSIQRRHQKLVEETPSPAIDEGLRREIGRVAVQAVKAIRYCNVGTVEFLLDKDRNFFFMEVNTRIQVEHPITEMVTGIDLVKEQIRIASGMPLSFKQPDIKLNGHSFECRINAEDPEKFTPCPGQITKYSAPGGFGVRVDSAMEPNAVVVPYYDSLIAKLITHGRDRQEAMARMRRALDEFVIEGIKTTIPLHRRIFNDPDFQKGHVSTTFLDRFLAGQSS
- the thiE gene encoding thiamine phosphate synthase, whose protein sequence is MKGLYLVLDPTVRPDRPLPDLLREAAAHGVRLFQYRDKQATMKEAYAKALALRQAATDVGALLIVNDRCDLAMAVNADGVHLGQEDLPIVYARQLLGREKIIGLSTHNAAQVREAVIAQPDYVGFGPIFSTSTKADHDPVVGLEGLRAGRALTTLPMFAIGGITAESVGEIMAAGADGVAVISAILKAPDLGAAIRTFQRHLPIPDPQAP
- the bioD gene encoding dethiobiotin synthase: MGITKGVFVTGTDTGVGKTVVSAALVRRLVQMGCPVGVMKPVETGVLPGQLGESDAGRLLAAAGISDGIEEVSPYRLLAPLAPLAAASAQGRVIEMQEIMGRYERLASRYSCVVVEGAGGLLVPIGKDWDMRDLIGRIGLPVVLVGRAGLGGINHALLTLEGLRQRHCAVMAVVLNETALAATPAQQEQCASTVALLRERAGVPVLGPLLYQPRLGSDWSGAVEMMAQGSPIRELADLVWANAVGMSGSPRRGQEP
- a CDS encoding SDR family oxidoreductase, encoding MMPALSPAAQDVRERRTVLVTGGSGGIGRALCLAFAHAGYWVGVHYFRQRPAAEETLALLSRAGGQGALYQADVRSSHEVQTMFDAIRAQRGRLDTMLCNAGIASKHLLVNCPEEAWQQIIDTNLTGTYRCMTAAVDDMMTLGGGSIVVIGSVAGLQGTNGQAAYAASKAGLIGLVKTAAREWGPHNVRVNLVCPGWQQTRMAGDSFPTGERLDDHVLGRVSNLADVSRTICQLAQLSDMSGQVWNLDSRVL